GCACTCTTCGTGAGACCCGAAGGAGTTTCCTTTCCAATACACCCCGGTTGTGCTTTCTGCAACACTTCGCTCTTCACAgtttttctttgctgtcttAAAATAAAACCTAGCTGGTAATTACAATCTTAAGCAATTCTtgatttgttgggtttttttctccttttctctttctttttttttccctggggggggggaggggggagggggggggccgTAGGCTATTTCTGGCTGGTAAGCTTGCAGGAATGTGAAAGAGAGAGGGCAGAAATGAAACAGCCCTCTTCAGAGCAACTTCAGAGAGAGGGATCAGtctgctccctctccctcccccgaCTCTTTTTGTACTTGGTAAATTGCCTTCACCTTTGGAGGGAGGAGGATAGATCGCCAGATAAACCtcgggggaggagaggggagcgGGGAAGGGACCGGGCGGGGGCCTCGCCGCCTGCCCGGCCCGCTCGCCCTTCTCTGCCGGCAGCCGCgggccgccgctgccgcagcccccgccggccccgccaccaCCGCGGGCAGCCGCCGCGGAACCCCGGCGCcgggccgccgcccgcccctccGCCGGTCCCCTCCGCCCCAGCCGCGCTCGGCCGGGCGCGGGACGGGGCCCCGCTCGCCGCTGCCTCCGCACCTCCGCCAGACGCAGACCCGGCTGCCGCCGAGGGGCGTCCCGCCCGCTACCTGCAGCCGCAGGACTCCACCACCATGTCCTCGTACTGCTTGTACACCACGTTGTTGCCCGCGTCGATGTAGAGGATGCTGATGGGGGTCAGTTTGGTGGGGACGCAGCAGCTGGGCGGCGTGGAGCCGGGGTCCATGGAGTTCATGAGGGTCTGGATGATGGCGTGGTTTGTAGGCTCCAGGTGGGAGCGCAGCGGGAAGTCGCAGACCCCCTCGCAGTGGTGGGCCTCGTATTCCAGCGGGGCGATGATCCAGTcgtcccagcccagctccttgAAGTTGACGTGCAGCGGCTTCTTGCTGCAGCGCAGCCGGGACTTCTTGCCGTGCCGCTTGCCGTGCCGGCTGGCGAAGGCGGTGCGGCGCTGGCGCCGggccggcgggcggcgggcagcgggcggcggcggcgggggtgCGCCCAGCTCGGCGCGCAGCTCCCCGAGGAAGCTCCGCCGCCGGGCGCGGGTGAAGACCACCAGCAGCGCCCGCTcctgcggcggccgcggccggcgcgcgAAGCCCAGGCCCCGCAGGTCGAGCCAGCGCCGCGGCCCGCGGTCCGCCGAGGCCCGCAGCTCCAGGCACAAGCGCTTCCAGGGCCGCTGCTCCCGCAGGCCCTGCCGCACGTCGAACACCTCCCAGCCGGAGGACGAGGCGGCTCGGGGGTCCAGGGCGCGGGCGTCCAGCGGGCGCGGCGAGAGGCAGGCGGAGAGCTGCACGTGCagcggggcggcgggcggcgggcggccgcggggggcCCGGCGGAACAGCCGCAGCTCGGCCCCCACGAGCTCCTCCGTCTCCGAGAGGGTCGACACATCAAACACATACTGCTGCCGCCTCAAGGGAGCGGGCGAGAGATCGTCTGCGagataaaaataattacagtCAGTTGCGCTCGGGGGGATCTGCCGAGAGGTCTCTGAGGCGCGGAAGGGAGGGAGCACCGCCGGCTTGCCCGGCCggggccgctcctgcccgcctcaccccccacccccagcctgaCCGGGACCGGGGGAGGGtagggagagaagaaagaaggagaagggaagaatatggaaaggaaaggaagtatGGAAAGACCCGCACCAGATAGGAGACAGGTCTCCAGCGCTAGAGGCAGACCCTGCTCCATGCACATCCTCTGCCTATCAGCCCCATATACACGTATCTGTTCTTCTCTGAGAAAAACCTGGACTTCTTTTTTGACACATCGATGTACAAAGTgcagagcagaaagcaaaccagatTCCCCTGAGCTGCTTTCCAATAAAATGTTTACAACCCCTCAAatacaaaaattcccaaagccCCTGTGTTTCCCCAGAAGCTAGTAAAGCTTGTGTAGATTTCTATTGTAAAAGTGTCACTGGAGCCTCTGTTTAGCAGCCCCTCACCGCTTTTCCAAAATCAGCCCGCCCCGGGGGTAGAAACAGAGGCTAAAGAAATATACACCCGCCCGTTATTTATCGATATCAAAGGTCATTGCGGTTCCTAATCAGTATGTTTCACAACCTCGACTCTACCTGACAGGTCTCGGGGAACCTCCTGCGGGGCAGGAGAGACAAGGGGATGATTTATGCAAACCAAAACCTTCAGACGGACCACGGCGATGTAAAAATCAATGCGGATTAACGTGCAGTTAATCAGTGCGGATTAACACATTCGACAGTCGCCCTGCATCGCTGCGTGTTCCCCTAGACGTCAGCAGGGAGACGGAGCGTGGAGTGCAGCAGGGATAGCGGGAATTGCTGGGGAAAAGACCTGCCCCGCAGCCAGGCCACAGGATCCTACGGCGGAGCCTGGCTGCCTGCCGAGCGcgtccccccccgccccgcaggGAGCCGCCGTGGGAGGCTCCGTCGCCCGCCCGGACCGCGCCGCGCACCCACGCGGCATCCCAGGCTGCGGAGCTGGGCGCTCGCCGGGCCCCGCACACCTGCCCTGCGCCCGGGGCCAGGCGGCCGGAGCATGGCCGTGGTCCCTCCCTCGCCCGGCGTGGCACGAGGAgtcagcagggagagggaattCCAGAGCCGGATCTTCCCCGCCTCCCCGGGGCTGCTCGCCGGCGGGAGCGATGCGGAATGGGTCAGGCCCTTCAGGCATCCCGGAGAATTTGAACCCAGGCCTTTCGCATCCCTGCCTCCGCCTCCCACTGCAGGCTTGTCTGTTTGCTCTCGATGGGGCTGCTCTTTCCCCAGCGAGGGCCAAGAGCCAGCCCGGTCGTGCACTCGGGGAGGGCGGGAGGAGACTGAAAAAACACGCGCAGAGCCCGAAGAATATCGTCACAGCCCAGGTGACGACAACAGATGCTCTATCGAGCTgctgaaaataaaagtgaatCCCACCGGGAGCTGCCTAGAGGTGCCTAGAGTTCCATCAGCACTGCAAGTACAGACCAGGATTCGGTCCATGAGTCTCttgtgggttttggggaggcGTGGGGGTAGTTGTCCCCTTCACGGCCGCGGGCCGTCGGGGCCAGGGGCTGAGGTGCACTTGGTTGTGGGAGGAGGGTCCAATAGCTCAGGAGATCTCTGGTATCATTGCCTCCTCCTTCAAGGGGATCCTGGAAGCTTCAGACGGAAGGGGATGCCAATCCCTCCGGTAAGAAAGCGCaggtcctcctcctccttctcctctttctcgtcgtcttttgggttttttctgtgtcCCACAACTGTCAGATACCCGGGCATGCAACAGGGCGCAGGCGgatctcctggccctgccgagaTGCCTCATACCTTCGTTCAAGGGCTCCAGCGACTGTCGAGGAAACTAGATCAGCGCCTTCCCCTGCCCCTATCCCCAGCTTCGGGGTGTGGGCAGAGCCGGGCCTGGGCACAGATTCGCTTTTAATAGCTCTCGTTGCTTAGGGGATGGAGAGGCAGGTGTCATACTTTGTTTCGAAGAGAGATGCTAGCTGTCTTTGATACTCCCAGTCGCCACGGCGTGGGGATGAGGAGAGTGCTGCCTCCAGGCCGCTGTCCCTCCGAAGACACCCCACACACAAGCTCCTCCTTGTCCTATTCTTGGCCAGCGCCACGGTCCTGGAGTCCCCCACATCTCTGCCGGCGTGCCGGAGCAaggcagcactgcccagcagaCTTAGCTTTCAGGGAAAGGGTAGCCCTTTCCCGAGGGATGGCGGGGACACAAAGCGCCTCTCCCCTTCCCGAGGAACCATCACGCAGGTGGTCTGCCGCGGCACAGGAAATCCCATTCAGGGGTAACATCCAGGCATGCAGGTTAGACGGGAGGGAAGCGGGGGGAGGGTGAGTTCCCCGCATGTCCTGGCTGCTGAAAATGGGCTTTAAAGGGTTTGCAGACCCCTGTCACACGGCGGTGCGGGAGGCAACCAGCTCCAGCACTGTAGGAGCCAAAAGGCTTGCTCAGGGATGCTCCCCAAGCAGCAACTTTTGAGACTCCAGTTTGAGGGTTTGGGGCGTTGCACGGCTGGTCCGGGTTGCTCGGTGGCATGGCACGCTGGGGACACGGCCGATTTGCAGACACATGTGTCCCCGGTCGAGCGAATCTCTGAGATGGGTTTCAACAGCACCGAAACTGCTGGAAAAGTCCCACTGGCTCAGGCGGCTGCCGGCTCCCGCGCCTCTCTcgggagggcagggaaaggggcaGGGCTGCCGGTTGTTTCAAATGAGCAGCTTTGAATCCGATCAGATAAACGCTATTTATTCACTCTTGTAACCTAATAATTCCAGATGAATACATAATCCTAAACCAGTACTGGCTCTCTCCCAGCGCAGTCGAGAGggtgggaaaagcagcagagggCGGGGAGGGAAAGCGGGACCTCCGGAACCTCCACAAAACGGGGAGAGACGGGTCCAGGTTGGGGACCCTTTGTTCCAGCGAAGCTGCTGCCTTACCAACACACAAAGAGCGGCAGCAGAGACGGCTGGAGACACCCTGGctgtccctctctctccctgtgaGCAGTACATAAGGAGAGGGACTTGTCCTCTTCAGCTTTTCTTTAAACCCCAGGAGCGACTGGGGTGCAACCCGGTATTTCTAACAGCCAGCTCGAGATCTGCCTTTTTCTCAGACCAGTTGAAGGTGTCCTTACAGATATTCCCGTTACCGAAATACTTAGTGAGAACAGCAAAGTcatccctgctgggctggggaaaGCCACACTACAGAAAATGCACCGGGGAGGTGTGTTTTTATTTGTAACGTTAATGTAGATGAATGTTAGTTCCGCAGTAAGTATTAGCTCTATTTCGACTCCGAGtagtttattctttttttcgggaaaaaataaaatattaggaGCGGGAAGGAGGGACAGAAGGCAGGAGTAGGTCTACCTAAAATTTAAGGATGTGTCAGTGGCGGGGGGAGAGAGCAGCCCTACTCCGCTCTGCCCCTCCCGAGACGCTCGGGCAGCGGCGTGCCCGGTGCTCCGGCAGGCGggagggcagggccgggccggggggctgCGCCGGGCCCCAGCCCGCCTTCCCCCACGCTTTCCTCCGCGGTGCGGTGGCTGCGGTTTCAGCATCTCCGAAGCTAAATGAATGACTGGGTTGGGACGTTTCCCTCAATTCCCTGAGTGAAGCCTCTCCTGCTTACCGGGTCGCTTTCCCGCCGCAGTCTGGGCTTTGAGGAGAGCCGGGGGTTAACGAAGGCTGCACAAAGTTTCGCTTTTCATGGCAGATCAGGTACTGGGCTCCCAGCCAATTCATCAGGGCTCAGATCTTAACTTTACATCACTGCAAATTATACCCAAACCACATTCAAGAAGaattttcccattcccaaattcTCTTTCAAGCCATATTTAAACTCGCAAACCAAAAGCACATTTTTAGTTTAAAGACACTTTGCAGACACTCGCACAACAATAATCTGGAAATTAAAACATATATTGCCCCTAATTGCGAAGGTCTGCCCACACGTTGTCTGCAGAGTAGCAAGGCTGACAGGTATTTCTTCAGGAGCATTACCCAAGCTGTGGAAACAAGGGGCTGACTCTCCATGTGTGGTATTTTTCCGGGTTTCAATTCCACACCTCCCAGCGCCTGCCTCGCCGCGGTTTTTTATTACACCGAGTGACTAGATTTAAATGTATCGTTCACTTCGCTATCGAGTAACCGAGAAAGACCACACCTTCCTCGGACGAATTCCCAATCCTGCCAAAAACGCTAACTAGTTGTTGGAgggctgtttcctcttttttttttttttttttttcctcctcggAGCGAGGAGGCACCTGGCTGTGATGTACCTTTGATCACCGCTGTACCGTACCTGCTCCGGGAAGGCTGCCTGCCCTTGCCCCACTCTCCGCCACCTCCCCGCTTCCCACGAGCAACTCTCGGCCCTCGGGCGCAGAGGGACCGCTGCAACACCGACGGGACATCCCACAAGGCTCCGGGCCCTCGGCTGTCGGCATCGTCCCGGGAGATGCGCCGAGGCGCAGAGGAGCTTCCTTGGGGAATTTCTACCTGCTGTAACAGACCTTAACCCAgtatctttccctttccccattTGCGGCGGTTACACTACCCGAAATACTTTGATGGAGGAGAAATAATTCCTCCGAAATTATTCGTGTTGAGAAAATCGGCCTGAATATTCCCAGTTCTGAATATCCTCCAGTTCTTGGAGCTAAGAAATGAAACGAGGGGACGCTTTGGAGGATATTTCTGAGCGATATATGTGGAAGCACTAAGATACAGCAACAGAGCATACCGATCTGGCCATAACTAGCAAAGACTGAAACGTCCTCTTTCGCTCATAAATCAGACTTCAGGCACGGGAGGACTCCTAACCTCAGTTTCAGCCTGCCCCGAGATTGCAAGGAAAGGAGAGTTTTCTCCGATCGAccgttttggggtttttttccactatGAAGGGAGGGAGTAAATGAGGAGGGCGAGCCGCGCCCGCAACCGTGCCCAGCGCCGAGTGGCCCCGGCCTGCGCCGGATTTTCTCCCCGCGGGCCACTCGGCTGCCGGTTGAGGCCAGCCCAGCTGCGGCACAGCATCTCCCCGCGGGCGGCGGAAACTCCACAGCTCCGAGGTGGAGAGCTCGGTCATCCGTCCCCCCCGCGTTCCCCCctcaaaaaaatcaaatgcagCCTCTTAGCAAACGCCGCGGGAGAGtttctggatttaaaaaaaataataataataataacgaAAAAAATCAGGACCATGTCCGAAATGAGCCACCGGAACGGTTTGATAGGTGTTAATTACTCGTCCCGTTAGCAGAGCGGCTCCGCGGCCGCGCACCGCCCAGCCGAGCTGCCTAATCCACGGAGCTCCCAGCGCCGCTTCCCCGGACCGCCCTCCCGTCCCGCGGCGCTGCGTGCGCAAGCCCCCGTGCCTTCTCAAGGGACAACAAACAAACgaaagataaatttaaaaatactcccCCCGCGGACAGCCCCCATTTTCACTGGGAAGAGGAGAGAGGTGCAGCCCCAGCCGCCGAGGGGACGCTGCGCTCCGCTCCGCCTGCACCCCGCTCTGCCTGAGCCCCGGCCCTGCGCTCCGCTccctcccgcagctcccgcGGCGCGGGGGGTAAAACACCAACCCCCGAAACACCTCCCGGCACAGGCAGCGCGGAGCCGCCGCGcacgccccgcccgcccccgcgccACCGGCTCCGCGGGCGTggaggccccgccgggccgggccgggccgggccaggccgaGCCGCTCGCTCCTTTCCCGGGTGCACGGCGGGGATGTGGAGCGGCAGCTCGCTGCCGCGCTCCGGCCGTCTGGTCTGCATTAGTGTTTTTATAAGGGGCTCAAACAAATCGAATACAAGGTCACCAAATAATTAACAGTTGTgaattccctcctttcccattaAAATACTTCCCTgtttatatttcattttccttctgccaACGACAACACTGCCTGGGCAAAGGCGCTGCACAGATTACACTTCATTGCAGCTTTCGGTCCACCCAGAAACCCGCTGTTTTGCATAAATATGTTGTACTAGATGAACTTCAAGTGGGATTTACACTCTTTTCGTTTGCCACATGCACAGCCGGGCCATTTCCAGTTTCTGCACACGGGATCCCCCTTTCGTCCTAGCCCTCTATTCACCACCTTCACGACCCTCATGGCAAGAGCAAAATAACGATGTTCGGATTCCTGCCCATGCGAATCAGCTGCCTCCCAATTGGAACGCGAAACTGCACAAAGAAAACggggagggaaaaaggagaagatcTCGACCTATTTCGGTTTCCCCGTCCCTTAGGCGCGGACTGCCGCATTTCATATGCGGGAGCCCTGCCGTGGTCCCGGTGCTGCGcgcagctctgcagacacaaaAGCGAGAAGCGAGGGACACTCGCAGCAGCCGGCCCTCGTGGCAATCCCTTCCCACGGGAGATCCTTCCGAAAATCGCGCTCCCTCGCACCCCGgctatttcttttttgttttcgaTTTGTTCCCAGTCGTGCCGCGTAGCTTTGGAATTGCTTGTTTACAGCTCCCTTCTCCAGCTCCCTCCcgctccctccttttttttctttcttttttttttttttttttccctgcctggtGGAGTCCTTGCAGCTCCTAATTGTCCTGCCTTACTGTGGAGCTCCAATGCTGGGGGTCCTGAGGCCAGTGAGAGCACCATCTGCGTTTTAATGAGTTACTTCATGTGCCAACAGTAATTTTCCTACATTCAGCTAGGTCCTGTCTGATCTTGCGACCGTAACAAGGGGGAGCGAgtggggggcgggagggggtgGAGAGGGGGGAAGCGCAAactctttcccccctttctcctctctttttctaCCGATGGGGGGAAAATTATGTAAGTATTAAGCGGTAGCGTGGCTTCACTCCCTCTCGAGCTACCCTGAAAACGATCTTATTAGCTTCAAGCGGGAAGGGAAGAAACGAGTCAAAGGGGAGCGGCTGTCGGTGTCCGCACCGAAATGCTCTGCCCGCAGCCTCTGAGGGTGGTGGGACCGGCGGGCTTGGGACTGCTGCGGCCGGGAGCTGCTGCCGGTCAGAGCCGAGCGCCGAGCAGCCCCGCCGGCCGTTCTCATGGACACGCAGGCACAGCAGCCCGCCTCGTACGGGAAGAGTATTTCTCGGCAGGACTAAAAGTTGCTTCCCGCTTCTCTTCTGGCTGCTGTCCCCCCGAAATGCTGCCATGCAGGATGGCGTGCGGCAGGTGGGACGGCCATCGTCATACCCCCCCGGAGCTGCCTCTTAGGTGAAGAGCAGCTCATCTAATTGGGTCAATTTGGGCGGCTATACTGTCTGCAAATGAATTGACAGAAAATCTGCCCCCCCTTCCCCGCTTTCTCTGAGCAAAGACTGTTCATCATCAGCACAACTCCAGCTCGCCAATTAACTGGGCTAGGAGCCCACGGGGAGGTGGGCAGTAAAATAGCTACCACTTCAGAGGAACGGAAGctctcttgaagttttttggtgATGTGCCATTGGCTGGTCCACTTCATTATGGGAGACTAGACAATATTTGATATGTTATGACATGAACACTCAATTAGATCACTGAGTTGAAATACTCCAATCAGTGGCTTGATGCTAAGCAACCCTTAGAAGGTCCAGGAGAAGGTCACAGCCTGTGACACATCAAATCAAAATCAATGGGGAAAAGTGAGGCTTTTCCTTAATCAAACCAGGACTTCTGTTAGCAAATCACTTCCCCCGAGGTAGAATCTCACATGCAGCGAGATGAGCTAAATTTGTTAAATTAACTGTCTTTCTTCTGGTTATCAAGAATAAGATGATATCGAACGCGGCTCCATTTCCTGCGGCTCGCAGAGTTAGTGCCCCGTCT
This genomic interval from Aphelocoma coerulescens isolate FSJ_1873_10779 chromosome 2, UR_Acoe_1.0, whole genome shotgun sequence contains the following:
- the GDF6 gene encoding growth/differentiation factor 6, which encodes MNARRALLSAALLASLLWDLPCCLPASLPASSELAASSKGGRSRRVPRSPRENRPRQGGHAIGRALPRAEPHEYMLSLFRTYSIAEKLGINASFFQSSKSANTITSFVDRGRDDLSPAPLRRQQYVFDVSTLSETEELVGAELRLFRRAPRGRPPPAAPLHVQLSACLSPRPLDARALDPRAASSSGWEVFDVRQGLREQRPWKRLCLELRASADRGPRRWLDLRGLGFARRPRPPQERALLVVFTRARRRSFLGELRAELGAPPPPPPAARRPPARRQRRTAFASRHGKRHGKKSRLRCSKKPLHVNFKELGWDDWIIAPLEYEAHHCEGVCDFPLRSHLEPTNHAIIQTLMNSMDPGSTPPSCCVPTKLTPISILYIDAGNNVVYKQYEDMVVESCGCR